AGCCGTAAATTTAAGGATCGAAATAAAGGATATAAACAATGAAGAAACGATAATACCGCTTAAAATTATCGACAACACGGATACATCTTTTTTGATTTTACAAAGAGCAAATACCAACAAGATACTTCCTAAACCTGCCAGGAAAGAAAGGCCGAAAACTCCTGCAACGGTTTTTCCGAACACAATAATGCCCAAAGCTGAACCAAACCCAGAAGCGGATGCCGTTCCCAAAACATCGGGACTTGCAAGCGGATTTTTCAGTACTGCCTGTAGACCTGTTCCCGCCATTGCAAGCGAAGAACCTACAATCATTGACAATAAGATACGGGGAATGCGGATGTCAAATAAAATATGCCGTTTCAAATCGATGGTTTCAATACGTTTATCCCCTATACAAATTGCATATATATCCTTGAAATCTATATTAAAACGTCCAATTAAACACGAAAAAAGGGCAGCAGTTATTATCATTAAAATAAGGACAATAACCGCCTGCCTATATTTAAGACCATGATCTTCCATTTTATTTTACGGGAGAAAGCATTTCATCAATGACCGCATCCTCAAGCTCCGTATCATAAACTTCTTTATAATAGGTTTTTATTTTTTTCTTAAATTCAAACTCACTATATTTTTCGGGTGTTATCTTTGTGAGCATCCATAAGGGCATTAGAGGAGAATCGGCACAAGGCATTCCCCAGCTAAAAGTGCCTTGCGGAATATCAAAAACTTTTTTATCTTTTACAGCCTTTATAAACGACCAATTCCTTGTATCCGTATTTTCTAAAATCGTTTTTGCACTCGTATTGTTTTTACCGATTCTGATACTGTTGATAAAAATAATATCCGGATTCCACTCATTTATTTGCTCCATTGACACTTCAACTTGTCCTGCACCCTCGGCAAAACCGTCAAGTTCCGCAACATTTTCAATACCGGCCTTGCGTAAAAAATTTCCACCGTAACTTTTATTTCCGCTTACCATAATTTTACCGCCGACAGTGCTGAAAATAAATAGCCCGCGTATGTTTTTTCCGTCTTTTAAAGTTGCCGAAAGAATTTCATTTGTTTTCTTCCATTGCTTTTCCATTTTATTGCCGTTATCGGTTTTAAAAATATCAGCTATCATTTTTTCCCATTTTTGCGTAAGGCTTTCACTATCCATGTCATTGATTTGCATATTAACCATAGGGATGCTTAAATTATCTAGGCCTTTTTTTTCAAATTCTCCATAATAGAGAATAATCGTAGGTTCCAAGGCAGCAAGGCTTTCGGCATTAACGGAAAAATCATTGTTCAAAAAAGAGCTGTTTAAGTTTTTAGCATTCGGATTTACTGCCGCTAAAACTTTAGGATTTGAGGTTGAAAAAGTTCTCGGGTTTACACCTGCAACCGAATCCTTTAAGCCGGGAAAGGTTTGAAGCATTGAATAAACCGGCGGCGATAAGTTTACAATTATTACCTCGCCTTGCTTCTTTACATGAACCGTTTCCGTTTTATCCTTTGTTCCTCCGGCAAAAATACCGGCAGCCAAAACGGTATAGAAAACCGTCAACATAATTTTTTTATTCATATATACCTCCATGTATATGCAATTAAAAATGATGCTCAATCATTTCATTTGCCCTTATTAAAAATTGTTCTATTATGTGTCGTTTATCGGCATTAAGTGAAGATAAAAAATCGAAAAAAGCTTTGTCGTGTTCATCATGATACTGTTCATGAGCCTTAGCTGCTGCAAGACCTTTTTCGGTTAAAAAAAGTTTTTTAATTTTTTTATCCTTTTCACAATCTTCTTTTTTTATAAGATTCCGCTTCTCAAGTTTTAAAAGCGTTTTATGAATGACCGCCCGTGTTATTCCCATACTGCGTGCAATTTCGGAACTGAAAATACCGGGACTGTCCCCTATTTTTTTTATAATATGAATTTCACCTCGGTAAAAGCTCATGTCTTCTCCTTCAAAATTAAGTATTTTAGATTTACCGTTTGCTATTTTTTCTACAAGTGAAATATAAAGATCAATAAGGTTTTCGGTATTTTTCAATTTAGATTACTCCTTACATTTTTGATAAATAAAAAGAGGATAAAGATCATCGGCAGTTTTTTTTATTAAGCTGAAACCGACTTTTTGTAAAACGGCATCTAAATTTATATCTTTCTTTATAGGCCGCCCTGCTTTTAAATTTCCTAATAACCACCGTTTTTCAAATACGAGTCTTCGGCCTTTTTCGGCAAAAGAAGTATCGTAAACAAAAAGAAAGCCGTCTTTTTGCGTTGCCGTATATATTTTTTCTGCAAGGCTTTCAAGAGCATTTCCGGCAAAAGGAAAGATGCCGGAAGCGATTATTAAATCGTAATCATTCCGTATGTCGTCTTTTAGAAAATCGCCTTCTATTATTTTAACCGTATTTTTTAAGGAAATCTGTTTTATGTAATCATAGGCAATTTTTGCAACAACGGGACTTTCAAATAAGGTATAGGAAGCACAGGGGTATTGCTTCGCAATTACACCGAGCATGGCACCGGCTCCTCCGCCAAGGTCAAGTACGTTTTTAGGTCCTTTTTTACATGATGAGTTTACGGCGGCCAGCAATGTTTGTTTTCTAAAAGTTAGAATTTCTTGGATATTAATTTGTGCCATTTCCGCAAAATCAAAAAACTTATTTTGAGAGAGCTTTTCAGTATTTTTTTCTTGATTAGAATCTATAAGTTCTTTTATGTTTACAAGGGCGGATAGCTTTTTCCTAAAAAGTAAAACTTCTCCTATGTATTCGGAACTTTTTTTAGATAAAAACCGAGCACTTTCTTCTGCAGGGAAAAACACTCTTCCTTCTTTGTATAAAAGCCCCTCGCCTAGCAAAACGTTCAAAAAATACTGCAAGGCAGTGCTGTTACAGCCGAGAACTTCGGAAAGAACTTCTACGGTTTTACCTCCCTCCAGCTTGGTGTAAATATCCAATTCTAGTGCCGAAAAGAAAATCTGAGCATCAAGTAGTGTATCCAATTTTGAATAAAATTTTAACGTCGTATTTTGTATGCCTAGCATACAACCAGTATAGCAAGTTTTAGTGTTTTTGTCAAGTTTTCAGATAAATTTTTATCAATAACCATTTTTTTTTCATTTCCTATTGACAGAAAAAATAAATAATGTTATCCTGTGCAAACTTAGCTATGGCTAACATCTTTCTTTTATAAGAAATATGGTTAAAACTTTTGTTTTGGAGGTTTTTATGAAAAACAAATTATTTATTATTTTGGGTTTCCTTTGTATGAGTACCCTGCTGTTTGCAGGAGGAAGCAAGGAAGGCAGTACGAAACAGGAAAAAGGCCGTGAAATGTACGGCTATATGGTTCCTGCATCCGTTCCTCAAAGGACTGCTGTAGGACAGGTTGTTTTATTACAGATGCTTGACATGCTTGATGTCGATATAGTTGCAAGACCTTCGACAAAACGGGAAATAAGTGCAAGGTATAAGGATAAAACGGAAATCGGTATGCCGATGCGCGTTGATCTTGAAAAGCTTAAGGAAGTAAACCCCGACTTTTATTTGGCAACCGGTGATAGGGGTGCACCTATTGCAGAACAATTAAAGGCTTTAAATATTCCTGCGGAGTTTTTGCAGACTACAACCTACACCGATATTTTAAATTCGATGAAGTACTTAGGTGAGGTTTACAACAAGCAAAAAGAAGCCGCAGCTTATGTAAAAGAAGTGGAAGATGTGGTTGCAAAGGTTAAAGCTGCCAATAAAAATAAAAAGCCCCTTAAAGTTTTGATTATTGCAGGTTTTCCCAACAGTATGAGTATACATACGGAAGGTTCTTTTGTCGGCAGTTTAATAAAGGTCTTAGGTGCGGAAAATATCTGGAAGGACAATACGGTTAAAAATACTACGGTTCCTATGAATCTGGAGCTGGTAAAGGCTTCCAATCCAGATATTATTTTGCTTACCAGCCACGGTGATGCAAAAGATACTGCAAAAATGTACGAAAAAGAATTTCAAAGTGATTTTTGGCAAAAAATTGACGCCGTTAAAAATAAGAGATATTATAGTTTGGATACCAAAATATTCTTTATTGCAGGTTCCCCTTATATACCGGAAGCTCTGGAAACTTTAGGCAACTACTTTTATGGAAGTAAGTAGGTGGTAATACAGGTGAAAAAAGCAGGCGTTTTTATTGTTTTGTCTCTATTACTTATAGTTTTGTTTTTTTCATCTGTTGCATCGGGTTCGCTCAAATTTTCGTTTGCACAAATTTGGGCGACCCTGCTCGGCAGAGGGGAGCAGCTCGTTACCGATGTAATCTTTGATTTGAGGCTTCCGCGTGTCCTTGTTGCACTCGTCATCGGAATGAATCTTGCATCTGCCGGAGCTTTGATGCAGGCGGTTATGCAAAATCCCTTGGCGGATCCCGGTATTATCGGCGTTTCTGCAGGGGCCAGTGTCGCCGGGGTTATATTGATGCTCGCTCTTCCTCAGTATGCATACTTGGTTCCGCCTGCAGCTTTTGTCGGGGCGATATTTGCAGCCTTTTTAATATATCTTTTAGCATGGAAAGACGGGTTTACTCCCGTACGGATTATTCTATCGGGAGTTGCAATCAATGCTCTTTTGGGAAGCCTTACCGGTTTGGTTACCATTTTATTTAGCGACAGGCTTCAAGGTGCGTTGATGTGGCTTAACGGAAGTTTGTCTGGAAAAACATGGCGGCATTTTCAAGTGCTTATTGTATACAGTATTCCTGCCCTGATACTTGCTCTTCTTTGTATTAGGGCAGCGAATGTCTTATTGCTGGGAGATGAAAAAGCAAAAAGTCTTGGGGTAAGTGTCAACCGCTGCCGTGTATTTCTTTCGATTATCGGGGCTTTTTTGGCAGGGATATCGACTTCGACTGTCGGAATCATCGGTTTTATAGGTTTAGTTATCCCCCATATCATGAGGATGCTGGTCGGCTCGGATTATAAGAGCCTATTACCGTTTTCAATGTTCGGCGGAGCGGTTTTGCTGCTCGGGGCGGATACTTTTGCTCGCACTATTGCTTCACCGATTGAATTGCCTGTAGGAATTGTAATGTCGATATTCGGAGCACCGTTTTTCCTATACCTACTGAGAAGTTCCGGTAAAAGGAGATAAGGAGGTACTTTTGTTATGACAGCTGTTTCTGCAAAAGATATTTCGTTAAGATACGATAAAAAAGATGTAGTAAAAAGTTTTTCTGCGGATTTTACACAAGGAAAAATTATTTCGATAATAGGACCTAACGGCTCCGGAAAATCAACCATTTTACGCAGTTTTGCACGTCTTTTAAATACTGCATGCGGCCAAATATCCCTTTTCGATACCGATATCGCAACAGTATCAAAAAAGGAATTTGCAAAACGATTGGCAATTTTATTGCAGCACAATATCTCGCCTGAAGATATTACGGTAAAAAATCTGATATACTTCGGCAGATGTCCGCATAAAAAATGGTATCAGCAATTTGAAAAAAGAGATGAAGACATTTTACAACAAGTCCTTATCCAAACGGACTTAGTCGACTTTGCCGAAAAAAAAGTTTGCATGCTTTCAGGCGGCGAAAGACAGCGTGTCTGGCTTGCAATGGCATTGGCACAGCAGCCTCAAGTGCTACTGCTGGATGAGCCTACCACCTATTTGGATATAGGTTATCAGCTGGAACTTTTGGATCTTGTTTACGATTTAAATCGAAACACTAATCTTTCGATTATTATGGTATTGCACGATTTAAATCAGGCAGCACAATATAGCGATGAAATTATCGTATTAAAAGACGGCAAACTCTACAAAAAAGGGACACCGCAAGAAATTTTTACTTCAGAACTTATAAAACAAATTTACGGTATAGACTGTAAAGTTATTTATGACGAAGAGGAACATTTTCCGATCGTATTGCCTAAAAGAAAAGGCAAAATCTAAATCAAAAATCAATTAGGAGAATTATTTATGAAAATTTTATTGACTTATTCAAGTAAAACTGGAAACACCAAGGCTGTAGCAGAAGCCATATTAAAAACTCTTCCTCAGGGAACCGATTTTTTTGCAGTGAGCGAAGTTAAAGACGTAAACAATTATGATGCGGTCATTGTAGGTTTTTGGATCGATAAAGGCCTTCCAAATGAAGAAGCATTAAATTTTATGGAAACGATTAAAAACAAAAAAACGGGCTATTTCTTTACATTGGGAGCTTATCCCGATTCTCCCCATGCGGAAGATTGCCATAAAAGCGCAAAAGAGCTTTTAACAAAAAACGGAAATGAAGTGCTTGCAGGATTCGGCTGTCAAGGAAAAATAGATCCGGCTCTTACCGAAATGTTTAAATCCTTACCTAAAGATCATCCGCACTACATGAATGAAGAAAGAAGAAAACGCCATGAAGAGGCGGCAAAACATCCTGATAAAAAAGATTTTGAAAATGCAAAAAAAGCATTTGAAAATTTCGGAAGATAATTAAAATCTGCCGGTTAAAATTAACATAAGGAGCATTCTATAAATGACTGCAGAAGATATTTTAAATTGTTCATTTAAAGACCGCAAAAAATCTCATCACGATGCAGGAATGGGTTCCATGAAATATTCAAAAGGAATGAGGTCTTTGGAAAAAGCCCTTTCAGAACCCAATACACAAAACGGGAAAAAATCCATTTACATCCACGTACCCTATTGTAAAAAAATTTGCAATTTTTGCAGCATGAGGCGGACAATAAACCCGGTACCGGATGACTACGCCGCCCTTGTGATAAGGCAGATTGAAAATTACGGTAAGACGGAATATGTAAAAACCTCAAACATAAATTCGGTTTATTTCGGAGGCGGAACACCTACAACCCTGCCTGCAAAACAGCTTGCCGAAATACTTAAAGCTCTTCAAAAAAATTTTAACATAGCAAAAGATGCCGAAATTTCGATGGAGACTACCGTTTCTGAATTGGATGACGAAAAGCTTAAAATTCTTTTTGAAAACGGTTTAAACAGAATAAGTGCCGGTATTCAAACCTTTAATGATGAAGGACGAAAAACATTGGGCAGAATCGGAAACGGCGAAAATGCGGAAAATTTTTTGAGACGAGCTTTTAAAACCGGCTTTAAAAATGTCAACATCGATATTATTTATAATTATCCCGGTGAAACAAAGGAA
The DNA window shown above is from Treponema denticola and carries:
- a CDS encoding FecCD family ABC transporter permease, whose protein sequence is MVIQVKKAGVFIVLSLLLIVLFFSSVASGSLKFSFAQIWATLLGRGEQLVTDVIFDLRLPRVLVALVIGMNLASAGALMQAVMQNPLADPGIIGVSAGASVAGVILMLALPQYAYLVPPAAFVGAIFAAFLIYLLAWKDGFTPVRIILSGVAINALLGSLTGLVTILFSDRLQGALMWLNGSLSGKTWRHFQVLIVYSIPALILALLCIRAANVLLLGDEKAKSLGVSVNRCRVFLSIIGAFLAGISTSTVGIIGFIGLVIPHIMRMLVGSDYKSLLPFSMFGGAVLLLGADTFARTIASPIELPVGIVMSIFGAPFFLYLLRSSGKRR
- a CDS encoding flavodoxin family protein is translated as MKILLTYSSKTGNTKAVAEAILKTLPQGTDFFAVSEVKDVNNYDAVIVGFWIDKGLPNEEALNFMETIKNKKTGYFFTLGAYPDSPHAEDCHKSAKELLTKNGNEVLAGFGCQGKIDPALTEMFKSLPKDHPHYMNEERRKRHEEAAKHPDKKDFENAKKAFENFGR
- a CDS encoding ABC transporter substrate-binding protein gives rise to the protein MKNKLFIILGFLCMSTLLFAGGSKEGSTKQEKGREMYGYMVPASVPQRTAVGQVVLLQMLDMLDVDIVARPSTKREISARYKDKTEIGMPMRVDLEKLKEVNPDFYLATGDRGAPIAEQLKALNIPAEFLQTTTYTDILNSMKYLGEVYNKQKEAAAYVKEVEDVVAKVKAANKNKKPLKVLIIAGFPNSMSIHTEGSFVGSLIKVLGAENIWKDNTVKNTTVPMNLELVKASNPDIILLTSHGDAKDTAKMYEKEFQSDFWQKIDAVKNKRYYSLDTKIFFIAGSPYIPEALETLGNYFYGSK
- a CDS encoding MarR family transcriptional regulator gives rise to the protein MKNTENLIDLYISLVEKIANGKSKILNFEGEDMSFYRGEIHIIKKIGDSPGIFSSEIARSMGITRAVIHKTLLKLEKRNLIKKEDCEKDKKIKKLFLTEKGLAAAKAHEQYHDEHDKAFFDFLSSLNADKRHIIEQFLIRANEMIEHHF
- a CDS encoding FecCD family ABC transporter permease gives rise to the protein MEDHGLKYRQAVIVLILMIITAALFSCLIGRFNIDFKDIYAICIGDKRIETIDLKRHILFDIRIPRILLSMIVGSSLAMAGTGLQAVLKNPLASPDVLGTASASGFGSALGIIVFGKTVAGVFGLSFLAGLGSILLVFALCKIKKDVSVLSIILSGIIVSSLFISFISILKFTADPNDTLPAITFWLMGSFTSSSYRNIQFIFIPFVLGTFVLFLLRWKLNIASLGDDEAKTSGINPFRLRKTIIIASTILISSSVTVSGIIGWVGLVIPHFTRKIIGANHGYVIPLSGLSGAFFMLICDDLARSVSAAEVPIGIITALLGAPLFALLWIFKKQGMNEE
- a CDS encoding ABC transporter substrate-binding protein, which produces MNKKIMLTVFYTVLAAGIFAGGTKDKTETVHVKKQGEVIIVNLSPPVYSMLQTFPGLKDSVAGVNPRTFSTSNPKVLAAVNPNAKNLNSSFLNNDFSVNAESLAALEPTIILYYGEFEKKGLDNLSIPMVNMQINDMDSESLTQKWEKMIADIFKTDNGNKMEKQWKKTNEILSATLKDGKNIRGLFIFSTVGGKIMVSGNKSYGGNFLRKAGIENVAELDGFAEGAGQVEVSMEQINEWNPDIIFINSIRIGKNNTSAKTILENTDTRNWSFIKAVKDKKVFDIPQGTFSWGMPCADSPLMPLWMLTKITPEKYSEFEFKKKIKTYYKEVYDTELEDAVIDEMLSPVK
- a CDS encoding ABC transporter ATP-binding protein; this translates as MTAVSAKDISLRYDKKDVVKSFSADFTQGKIISIIGPNGSGKSTILRSFARLLNTACGQISLFDTDIATVSKKEFAKRLAILLQHNISPEDITVKNLIYFGRCPHKKWYQQFEKRDEDILQQVLIQTDLVDFAEKKVCMLSGGERQRVWLAMALAQQPQVLLLDEPTTYLDIGYQLELLDLVYDLNRNTNLSIIMVLHDLNQAAQYSDEIIVLKDGKLYKKGTPQEIFTSELIKQIYGIDCKVIYDEEEHFPIVLPKRKGKI
- a CDS encoding methyltransferase, which encodes MDTLLDAQIFFSALELDIYTKLEGGKTVEVLSEVLGCNSTALQYFLNVLLGEGLLYKEGRVFFPAEESARFLSKKSSEYIGEVLLFRKKLSALVNIKELIDSNQEKNTEKLSQNKFFDFAEMAQINIQEILTFRKQTLLAAVNSSCKKGPKNVLDLGGGAGAMLGVIAKQYPCASYTLFESPVVAKIAYDYIKQISLKNTVKIIEGDFLKDDIRNDYDLIIASGIFPFAGNALESLAEKIYTATQKDGFLFVYDTSFAEKGRRLVFEKRWLLGNLKAGRPIKKDINLDAVLQKVGFSLIKKTADDLYPLFIYQKCKE
- a CDS encoding coproporphyrinogen-III oxidase family protein, which translates into the protein MTAEDILNCSFKDRKKSHHDAGMGSMKYSKGMRSLEKALSEPNTQNGKKSIYIHVPYCKKICNFCSMRRTINPVPDDYAALVIRQIENYGKTEYVKTSNINSVYFGGGTPTTLPAKQLAEILKALQKNFNIAKDAEISMETTVSELDDEKLKILFENGLNRISAGIQTFNDEGRKTLGRIGNGENAENFLRRAFKTGFKNVNIDIIYNYPGETKEILKDDLHKAFALDIAGFSFYSLIVMDTSKIGRSVDKEEYAEKTLHQDAEFFLTILEESRKAGYDFLEITKLVKPGRDNYEYIRSGHLGGDIFPVGAGAGGFVNNTAVMNPLDKEKFADQINGFDKTSGMWISEDYRRIKRFSGQLQEGLLDLSFLTKEESDKIYDMLTGLEKEALIKKDEGSKNYKFTDKGFFWGNSLAAELGKSIF